The proteins below are encoded in one region of Casimicrobium huifangae:
- a CDS encoding SMP-30/gluconolactonase/LRE family protein — MTQATAQPRRHQATLALDARATLGECIRWDERQKLIYWVDIPGRQLHRYDPATGRDDAMPLAQEMGCFALAERGGFICGMRSGYARLDRFGGDFTPLASPDYDPAKARFNDGRCDSAGRFWAGTMWEPRDRAGGIVYRLDADGRFGAQCNPVIIANGITFAPDGRSMTLADTTNHVLWAFDYDLVTGIPSSRRELRSYEPASGRPDGACVDAEGNVYVAIMAGGRVEKISPTGELLAVIELPIPNITCCTFAGDDLRTLYITTARTRMTDAELAAHPYAGGLFAWRLPDGDAPGIIEPRYAG, encoded by the coding sequence ATGACTCAAGCAACCGCTCAACCCCGCCGCCACCAGGCCACGCTGGCGCTGGACGCCCGCGCCACGCTGGGCGAATGCATCCGCTGGGACGAGCGGCAAAAGCTGATTTACTGGGTCGATATTCCCGGCCGACAGCTGCACCGCTACGACCCGGCGACCGGGCGTGACGACGCCATGCCGCTCGCGCAGGAGATGGGCTGCTTCGCGCTTGCCGAACGCGGTGGCTTCATCTGCGGCATGCGCTCGGGTTATGCACGGCTGGATCGCTTCGGCGGCGATTTCACGCCGCTGGCCAGCCCTGACTACGACCCGGCCAAGGCCCGCTTCAACGATGGCCGTTGCGACAGTGCTGGCCGCTTCTGGGCCGGCACCATGTGGGAGCCGCGCGACCGGGCGGGCGGCATCGTCTACCGGCTGGATGCTGATGGCCGCTTCGGTGCGCAGTGCAACCCCGTCATCATCGCCAATGGCATCACCTTCGCGCCCGACGGTCGCAGCATGACCTTGGCCGACACCACCAACCACGTGCTCTGGGCCTTCGACTACGATCTCGTCACCGGCATCCCGTCCAGCCGCCGCGAGTTGCGCAGCTACGAGCCTGCCAGCGGCCGCCCGGATGGCGCCTGCGTGGACGCCGAAGGAAATGTCTATGTGGCGATCATGGCAGGCGGACGTGTTGAGAAAATTTCACCGACGGGCGAATTGCTCGCCGTGATCGAACTGCCGATCCCGAACATCACCTGCTGCACCTTTGCTGGCGACGATCTGCGCACGCTCTACATCACCACCGCCCGCACCCGGATGACCGACGCCGAGCTTGCCGCGCACCCGTATGCCGGCGGCCTGTTCGCGTGGCGCTTGCCGGACGGCGACGCACCGGGCATCATCGAACCACGCTACGCCGGCTAG
- a CDS encoding dihydroxy-acid dehydratase, producing the protein MSDPGKRIDQWRSQRWLAGDTMRVFSHRARLAQTGWNRSDFMGRPVIGIINTWSDISTCHSHLRERAQKVREGVLRAGGWPIELPAMSLGEVWVKPTTMLYRNFLAMETEELIRSHPIDGVVLMGGCDKTTPALLMGAFSCNLPAIFIPAGASSNASFKGEKVGTGTHTMKFWNERRAGRLPDDDWQELESCMTRSPGTCNTAGTATTMTAVAEVLGFSLPGAHSIPAVDSHHPRMCSKAGERIVAMVLEDLKPRDICTEASFHNAVKTVLAIGGSTNACVHLPAMAGRLGIKLPLSVWEQYNREIPVLANLMPAGTALMEDFFFAGGLPALLKQIAPHLDTSCRNITGGTLGDVISNAEIFNADIIRPLDNAVSKEAIAVVTGNLAPRGAVMKPSAASPHLLKHSGPAVVFENFADMQARIDSPDLDVSKDSVLVLKNVGPVGAPGMPEAGNLPIPKKLLEQGVRDMVRLSDARMSGTHYGTCVLHVCPESAVGGPLALVRNGDLIALDVAARSITLQVPVQELDRRHAEWQLAQQAAPAARRYRRSYAALYQQHVTQADEGADFDFLQGAELLPEPTIF; encoded by the coding sequence GTGAGTGATCCGGGAAAACGCATCGACCAATGGCGCAGCCAGCGCTGGCTGGCCGGCGACACCATGCGCGTGTTCTCGCATCGCGCGCGCCTGGCCCAGACCGGTTGGAACCGCAGCGACTTCATGGGTCGCCCAGTAATCGGCATCATCAACACCTGGAGCGACATTTCCACCTGCCACTCGCACCTGCGCGAGCGCGCGCAGAAGGTGCGTGAGGGCGTGCTGCGCGCCGGCGGCTGGCCGATCGAGCTGCCCGCGATGAGCCTGGGTGAAGTGTGGGTGAAGCCCACCACCATGCTTTACCGCAACTTTCTGGCGATGGAGACCGAGGAGCTGATCCGTTCGCATCCCATCGACGGCGTGGTGCTGATGGGTGGCTGCGACAAGACGACGCCGGCGCTGCTGATGGGCGCTTTCTCGTGCAACCTGCCAGCGATTTTCATCCCGGCAGGCGCATCGTCCAATGCGTCGTTCAAGGGCGAGAAGGTCGGCACTGGCACCCACACCATGAAATTCTGGAACGAGCGCCGCGCCGGGCGACTGCCGGACGACGACTGGCAGGAGCTGGAAAGCTGCATGACACGCAGCCCCGGCACCTGCAACACCGCTGGCACAGCCACCACGATGACGGCGGTGGCTGAGGTGCTCGGCTTCTCGCTGCCCGGCGCCCATTCGATCCCGGCGGTGGATTCGCATCACCCGCGCATGTGCTCAAAGGCGGGCGAACGTATCGTAGCCATGGTGCTTGAGGACCTTAAGCCGCGCGACATCTGTACCGAGGCCAGCTTTCACAATGCGGTGAAGACGGTGCTCGCGATTGGCGGCTCGACCAACGCCTGTGTGCATCTGCCGGCAATGGCGGGGCGCCTCGGCATCAAGCTGCCGCTTTCGGTGTGGGAGCAATACAACCGCGAGATTCCGGTGCTGGCGAACCTGATGCCGGCAGGTACGGCCCTGATGGAAGACTTCTTCTTCGCCGGCGGTTTGCCCGCCCTGCTGAAGCAGATCGCTCCGCATCTCGACACCAGCTGCCGCAACATCACCGGCGGCACGCTGGGCGACGTCATCAGCAACGCAGAAATATTCAATGCGGACATCATCCGTCCGCTGGACAATGCGGTATCGAAGGAAGCTATCGCCGTTGTAACGGGCAATCTGGCGCCGCGTGGCGCCGTCATGAAACCGTCCGCCGCATCGCCCCACCTGCTCAAGCACAGTGGGCCTGCCGTCGTGTTCGAGAACTTTGCCGACATGCAGGCGCGTATTGACTCGCCCGATCTCGACGTCAGCAAAGACTCGGTACTGGTACTGAAGAACGTCGGGCCGGTCGGCGCACCGGGCATGCCCGAGGCCGGCAACCTGCCGATCCCGAAGAAGCTGCTGGAACAGGGTGTGCGCGACATGGTGCGCCTTTCCGACGCCCGCATGAGCGGCACCCACTATGGCACCTGTGTGCTGCATGTCTGCCCGGAGTCCGCCGTGGGCGGACCGCTGGCCTTGGTGCGAAATGGCGATCTGATTGCACTCGACGTCGCAGCCCGCAGCATCACGCTGCAAGTGCCAGTGCAGGAGCTCGACCGCCGTCATGCCGAGTGGCAACTAGCGCAGCAGGCCGCCCCGGCTGCGCGACGCTACCGTCGAAGTTATGCCGCGCTTTACCAGCAACACGTGACGCAAGCCGACGAAGGGGCTGACTTCGACTTCCTGCAAGGCGCAGAATTGCTGCCCGAGCCCACCATTTTCTAA
- a CDS encoding SDR family NAD(P)-dependent oxidoreductase: MRQTNLYPSLRGKHVFVTGGATGIGAALVEGFVAQGALVSFLDIDDDAANALRARLNAKERLRYWHCDIRDVAALQGTIATAAKTHDGRLDVYIGNAANDVRHKFDELTPEYWDNNVAINLRPQVFGAQAAAQAMTASASGGSIIMMGSVSWMRRRPGFVSYTTSKAAIHGLTRTLAQELGGRNIRVNCVVPGAIRTPKQMAQVVTPQLEQEFLDAQALKFRLDAEDVAAMTLFLASDDSRGCSGQAFIVDGGIS; this comes from the coding sequence ATGCGCCAGACCAATCTCTACCCCTCGCTGCGTGGCAAGCATGTCTTTGTCACCGGCGGTGCCACCGGCATTGGCGCCGCGCTGGTGGAAGGCTTTGTCGCCCAGGGGGCGCTGGTCAGCTTTCTCGACATCGACGACGACGCAGCCAACGCGCTTCGCGCGCGGCTAAACGCGAAGGAGCGACTGCGCTACTGGCATTGCGACATTCGCGACGTGGCAGCCCTGCAAGGCACCATCGCCACCGCCGCAAAGACGCACGATGGCCGCCTTGACGTCTACATCGGCAACGCCGCCAATGACGTGCGTCACAAATTCGATGAGCTGACGCCCGAATACTGGGACAACAACGTCGCCATCAACCTGCGTCCGCAGGTGTTCGGCGCGCAGGCTGCCGCGCAGGCGATGACCGCATCGGCAAGCGGCGGCAGCATCATCATGATGGGCAGCGTCAGCTGGATGCGCCGGCGCCCGGGCTTCGTCAGCTACACCACCAGCAAGGCCGCGATCCACGGCCTCACCCGCACGCTGGCGCAGGAGCTTGGCGGGCGGAACATCCGCGTCAACTGCGTGGTGCCCGGCGCCATCCGCACCCCGAAGCAAATGGCGCAGGTAGTCACGCCACAACTCGAGCAGGAGTTTCTGGACGCTCAGGCGCTCAAATTTCGGCTTGACGCCGAGGACGTCGCCGCGATGACATTGTTCCTCGCCAGCGACGATTCGCGCGGCTGTTCCGGGCAAGCGTTTATTGTTGATGGCGGAATCTCCTGA
- a CDS encoding 3-deoxy-7-phosphoheptulonate synthase, protein MTSAHDHTTHDTTRIDDTRIARVRPLLTPALLDEKLPVPEAAEQLVETSRAAISRILHGHDDRLLAIVGPCSIHDHDQAMEYARLLKAEADAHAADLLIVMRVYFEKPRTTVGWKGYINDPHLDGSFAINEGLEMARRLLLDVLAAGLPVGTEFLDLLSPQFISDLVTWGAIGARTTESQSHRQLASGLSCPVGFKNGTDGSVKIAVDAVLAAQASHAFMGMTKMGQAAVFETRGNRDCHVILRGGKQPNYDAASVQAACDALTAAKLRPQVMIDLSHANSSKQHRRQIEVGSDVAKQIAAGDQRVVGVMIESHLHEGRQDIVAGQPLAWGVSVTDACISFEQTGPLLSELADAVRRRRAGK, encoded by the coding sequence ATGACTTCTGCCCACGACCACACCACTCACGACACCACCCGTATCGACGACACCCGCATCGCGCGCGTGCGCCCGCTGCTCACGCCCGCGCTGCTGGACGAGAAATTGCCGGTGCCAGAAGCGGCAGAACAACTGGTCGAAACGAGCCGCGCGGCAATCTCGCGCATCCTGCATGGCCATGACGACCGGCTGCTAGCGATCGTCGGCCCCTGCTCGATCCACGACCACGATCAAGCGATGGAATACGCCCGCCTGCTGAAAGCCGAAGCCGACGCCCATGCTGCCGATCTGCTGATCGTGATGCGCGTTTACTTCGAGAAGCCGCGCACTACGGTGGGCTGGAAGGGTTACATCAACGACCCGCACCTCGACGGCAGCTTCGCCATCAACGAGGGGCTGGAGATGGCCCGCCGCCTGTTGCTTGATGTGCTCGCTGCGGGGCTACCGGTCGGCACCGAGTTCCTGGATCTGCTGAGCCCGCAGTTCATCAGCGACCTGGTCACCTGGGGCGCAATTGGTGCCCGCACCACCGAGAGCCAGAGCCATCGTCAGCTTGCCAGTGGCTTGTCGTGTCCGGTCGGTTTCAAGAACGGCACCGACGGCAGCGTGAAGATTGCTGTCGATGCAGTGCTTGCGGCACAGGCCAGCCACGCCTTCATGGGCATGACCAAGATGGGGCAGGCGGCCGTGTTCGAGACACGCGGCAATCGCGATTGCCATGTCATCCTGCGCGGCGGCAAGCAGCCGAACTACGACGCGGCTTCAGTGCAGGCTGCTTGCGACGCACTGACTGCCGCCAAATTGCGGCCGCAAGTGATGATTGACCTCTCGCACGCCAACAGCAGCAAGCAGCACCGCCGGCAGATCGAAGTGGGCAGCGACGTGGCGAAGCAGATCGCGGCAGGCGATCAGCGTGTGGTCGGGGTAATGATTGAAAGCCATCTGCACGAGGGGCGGCAGGACATCGTGGCCGGGCAGCCGCTGGCGTGGGGCGTGTCAGTCACCGACGCCTGCATCAGTTTCGAGCAGACAGGGCCATTGCTTTCAGAGCTGGCCGACGCAGTACGCCGCCGGCGCGCGGGCAAGTAG
- a CDS encoding peptide chain release factor 3 — protein sequence MTATPHTAEVARRRTFAIISHPDAGKTTLTEKLLLFSGAIHVAGSVKARKASRHATSDWMEIEKQRGISVASSVMQMLYREHVINLLDTPGHRDFSEDTYRVLTAVDSALMVIDAANGVEAQTKRLIEVCRQRDTPIMTFVNKMDREGRDPIELLDEIEAELGMPCVPMTWPVGQGKAFGGIINLRTQTMRVFQPGEDTVEASAAEEIPLSDTATLKARFGADFEHAMANIELLSGVSPVFDREAFLAARQTPVFFGSAVNNFGVQEVLDALVDLAPPPHPRASSNADGSLTEIAPDSEGFSGVVFKVQANMDPQHRDRIAFVRVCSGKYASGMKLKVVRSGKEMRPTSVVTFLSQRREAVDEAYAGDIIGFTIHGGVQLGDTITDGASLQFTGLPFFAPELFQTVELKNPLKSKQLQQGLAQLGEEGAIQVFKPQLGSLMLLGAVGQLQFEVVQHRLSTEYKAEIALKGSQFVGARWVTCDDPAEMKKFMDYNATKLAYDAANTLAYLLTSNYDLRLTQERHPKIQFHPLREHAGLKLEQAA from the coding sequence GTGACCGCCACGCCGCACACGGCCGAAGTTGCGCGCCGCCGCACTTTTGCCATCATTTCGCACCCCGACGCCGGTAAAACCACGCTGACCGAGAAGCTTTTGCTGTTCTCGGGCGCCATTCACGTCGCCGGCAGCGTCAAGGCGCGCAAGGCCAGCCGTCACGCCACGTCCGACTGGATGGAGATCGAAAAGCAGCGCGGCATTTCGGTCGCGTCCTCTGTGATGCAAATGCTTTACCGCGAGCATGTCATCAACCTGCTCGACACGCCGGGTCACCGCGACTTCTCGGAAGACACCTATCGCGTGCTGACCGCCGTTGACAGCGCGCTGATGGTGATCGACGCCGCCAACGGTGTGGAAGCGCAGACCAAGCGCCTGATCGAGGTGTGCCGCCAGCGCGATACGCCGATCATGACCTTTGTGAACAAGATGGATCGCGAAGGCCGCGACCCGATCGAGCTGCTCGACGAGATTGAGGCGGAGCTCGGCATGCCCTGCGTGCCGATGACGTGGCCGGTTGGTCAGGGCAAAGCCTTCGGCGGCATCATCAACCTGCGCACGCAGACCATGCGGGTGTTCCAGCCCGGCGAGGATACTGTCGAGGCGTCAGCCGCGGAAGAGATTCCGCTGTCCGACACTGCCACCCTCAAGGCCCGCTTCGGCGCCGACTTCGAGCACGCGATGGCGAACATCGAGCTGCTCTCCGGCGTGTCGCCCGTGTTCGACCGCGAGGCCTTTCTCGCCGCCAGGCAAACGCCAGTGTTCTTCGGTTCTGCGGTGAACAACTTCGGCGTGCAGGAGGTGCTCGACGCGCTGGTTGACCTCGCACCGCCGCCGCACCCACGCGCATCGAGCAACGCCGATGGCTCTCTCACCGAGATTGCGCCGGATTCGGAAGGCTTCTCGGGCGTGGTGTTCAAGGTGCAGGCCAATATGGACCCGCAGCACCGCGATCGCATCGCCTTTGTGCGCGTGTGCTCCGGCAAGTACGCCTCAGGCATGAAGCTCAAGGTGGTGCGCAGCGGCAAGGAGATGCGCCCGACCAGCGTGGTGACCTTCCTCTCGCAACGCCGCGAAGCGGTGGACGAAGCCTACGCCGGTGACATCATCGGCTTCACCATTCACGGCGGCGTGCAGCTTGGCGACACCATCACCGACGGTGCCAGCCTGCAATTCACCGGGCTGCCGTTCTTTGCGCCAGAACTGTTTCAGACCGTCGAACTGAAAAATCCGCTCAAGAGCAAGCAACTACAGCAGGGCCTCGCGCAGTTGGGCGAGGAGGGCGCCATTCAGGTGTTCAAGCCACAGCTCGGCTCGCTGATGCTGCTCGGCGCCGTCGGGCAGCTGCAATTCGAAGTAGTGCAGCATCGCCTGTCCACCGAGTACAAGGCCGAGATCGCGCTGAAGGGCAGCCAGTTCGTCGGCGCCCGCTGGGTTACGTGCGACGACCCAGCCGAGATGAAGAAATTCATGGACTACAACGCCACCAAGCTCGCCTACGACGCAGCCAACACGCTGGCCTATCTGCTCACGTCCAACTACGACCTGCGCCTGACGCAGGAACGGCACCCGAAGATTCAGTTTCATCCGCTGCGCGAGCACGCAGGGTTGAAGCTGGAGCAGGCGGCGTAG
- a CDS encoding Gfo/Idh/MocA family protein, producing the protein MNNATKTSHRPLRLAVIGGGPSSWIGGQHRRAAQLDGCWQVVAGVFSSHPERAASAAQAVGVDPARGYVDVATMLAVEAQRTDGIEAVTIMTPNDTHYSFAAAALDAGLDVIGDKPVSTTAAEARDLAARARAKGRVFCVTHGYSAYPMTRHAKQLVADGVIGPVRFVQVEYIQSGLAKPIEQGTMTDSQRWKFDADRSGLALVFSAIGCHAQHLACNVAGLAIEAVSADVGALMPGRSVTDTVLANLRFAGGARGQYTITQAAAGSENDIRLRVYGERGHLDWSHRQSAYLHLNIEGEPARTVGRGDPGLPADIARLSRTPRGHPEGLLEAFANLYREAAEAIHARNAGAPLAQVSFPTIDDGVESMRFIEACIASHAAGGRWIGT; encoded by the coding sequence ATGAACAACGCGACCAAAACATCACATCGCCCCCTCCGCCTCGCCGTCATCGGCGGCGGCCCCTCGTCATGGATCGGCGGTCAGCATCGTCGTGCGGCGCAGCTGGATGGCTGCTGGCAGGTAGTGGCGGGGGTGTTTTCTTCGCATCCTGAGCGCGCAGCGTCGGCGGCTCAGGCGGTGGGAGTGGACCCGGCGCGCGGATACGTGGATGTGGCGACGATGCTGGCGGTAGAGGCGCAGCGGACCGATGGCATTGAGGCGGTGACGATCATGACGCCGAACGATACTCACTATTCCTTTGCTGCTGCTGCGCTTGATGCGGGACTCGATGTGATTGGCGACAAGCCGGTGAGCACGACGGCCGCCGAAGCGCGTGACCTCGCGGCTCGTGCCCGCGCGAAGGGTCGCGTGTTCTGTGTGACGCACGGCTACTCGGCGTACCCGATGACGCGTCATGCCAAGCAGCTCGTCGCCGACGGCGTGATCGGCCCGGTGCGCTTTGTGCAGGTGGAATACATCCAGAGCGGTCTCGCCAAGCCCATCGAACAGGGCACGATGACCGACAGCCAGCGCTGGAAGTTTGACGCTGATCGCAGCGGACTCGCGCTGGTGTTCTCGGCGATTGGCTGTCACGCACAGCATCTGGCCTGCAATGTTGCTGGCCTTGCGATTGAGGCGGTGAGCGCCGACGTCGGCGCGCTGATGCCGGGCCGAAGTGTGACCGACACCGTGCTCGCCAACTTGCGTTTTGCCGGTGGTGCGCGCGGGCAATACACCATCACGCAGGCCGCCGCCGGCAGCGAGAACGACATCCGTCTGCGTGTTTACGGCGAACGCGGCCACCTCGACTGGTCACACCGCCAGTCGGCCTATCTGCACCTCAACATCGAAGGCGAGCCCGCGCGCACCGTCGGTCGTGGCGATCCAGGCTTGCCCGCCGACATCGCCCGCCTCAGCCGCACGCCGCGCGGCCACCCGGAAGGCCTGCTCGAAGCCTTCGCCAATCTCTACCGCGAGGCCGCAGAAGCCATCCACGCGCGCAACGCGGGCGCGCCGCTCGCGCAGGTGAGTTTTCCGACGATTGATGACGGTGTGGAGAGCATGCGGTTTATTGAGGCTTGCATTGCCTCGCATGCGGCGGGTGGCAGATGGATTGGAACGTAA
- a CDS encoding MT-A70 family methyltransferase, whose amino-acid sequence MDPHKSPACEFSAFVAGNRFKTVLADPPWQFQNRTGKVAPEHKRLNRYGTMTLDDIKGLPVADAAEETAHLYLWVPNALLPDGLAVMQAWGFNYKSNIVWHKLRKDGGSDGRGVGFYFRNVTELLLFGVRGKNARTLQPGRTQVNYLGTRKREHSRKPDEQYELIQSCSPGPYLELFARGTRPGWAIWGNQADESYSPTWPTYRNHSQRQQDSLPLG is encoded by the coding sequence ATGGATCCACATAAATCTCCCGCATGCGAATTCTCGGCGTTCGTTGCTGGCAATCGATTCAAAACTGTTCTTGCTGATCCGCCTTGGCAATTCCAGAACCGTACTGGAAAGGTCGCTCCGGAGCACAAGCGGCTGAATCGTTACGGGACGATGACGCTCGACGACATAAAGGGGCTGCCTGTAGCGGACGCGGCCGAAGAGACGGCGCATTTGTATTTGTGGGTTCCCAACGCGCTGTTGCCTGATGGACTTGCTGTAATGCAGGCTTGGGGGTTTAACTACAAGTCGAACATCGTGTGGCACAAACTTCGCAAAGATGGTGGTAGCGATGGGCGCGGCGTAGGTTTTTACTTTCGTAACGTTACGGAGCTACTTCTGTTTGGGGTACGCGGCAAAAATGCTCGTACCTTGCAGCCTGGCAGAACCCAAGTTAACTATCTGGGCACGCGCAAGCGCGAACACAGCCGAAAGCCCGACGAACAATACGAATTGATCCAGTCCTGTAGCCCTGGGCCGTATTTGGAGCTATTCGCGCGAGGAACGCGGCCTGGTTGGGCCATCTGGGGCAATCAAGCGGACGAATCCTATTCGCCGACTTGGCCAACGTATCGCAATCACTCACAACGCCAGCAGGATAGTCTGCCGCTCGGGTAG
- a CDS encoding EF-hand domain-containing protein, with the protein MNKLIALGAAVLAAVAGTAANADGGKHFYRGPVVVGGGHVRPAYVAPAHNYRPGYGHGYWRPGYWHSGRWIAPVFVAAAIGGIAYAATTPVYAAPTVTYVAPPAPVAYGYASPMAVNVSPMAADGFDYADVNRDGFITYQEAAVHPHWQRNFGFIDRDHDGYLTREEVAGWRTH; encoded by the coding sequence ATGAACAAGTTGATCGCTCTCGGCGCCGCAGTACTCGCGGCCGTTGCCGGCACGGCAGCCAACGCGGATGGTGGCAAGCATTTCTATCGCGGCCCGGTGGTGGTCGGTGGTGGCCACGTGCGCCCGGCCTACGTGGCTCCGGCGCACAACTATCGCCCCGGCTACGGCCACGGCTACTGGCGTCCCGGTTACTGGCACAGCGGCCGCTGGATCGCGCCGGTGTTTGTGGCGGCCGCCATCGGTGGCATCGCCTACGCAGCGACCACACCGGTTTACGCTGCACCAACCGTTACCTATGTCGCTCCGCCGGCACCGGTCGCTTATGGCTACGCCAGCCCGATGGCGGTGAACGTATCGCCGATGGCTGCCGATGGTTTTGATTACGCTGACGTCAACCGCGACGGTTTCATCACCTATCAGGAAGCCGCTGTGCACCCGCACTGGCAGCGCAATTTCGGCTTCATCGACCGCGACCACGACGGTTATCTGACGCGCGAAGAAGTCGCCGGCTGGCGCACGCACTAG
- a CDS encoding D-hexose-6-phosphate mutarotase: protein MTATIPGLRFGEFQGLPALLVSTPFSRAAISLFGGHVLSWTPQGFDDVLWLSPITKRPPDPIRGGIPVCWPYFAKQGQPDDAPMHGFARTAQWQVTHAQQNPDGEIVLAMAPPEFGEVPMNLMLTMRIGRALEQALTTVNLSQQTVRFTQALHTYFRVGDAERIRVTGLDGLTYADKFDDFNEHRQSGDWQLHGPRDPGRSDRIYMNAGNRFELIDPAAQRKITLTTGGSKTLVVWNPGSEWIKTFADLPGDGWKQYVCLEAANCGNDVIELGTDDSHVLQQTITCSALTNH from the coding sequence ATGACCGCTACCATTCCCGGCCTCCGCTTCGGCGAATTTCAGGGCCTGCCCGCGCTGCTGGTGAGCACGCCGTTCTCGCGCGCCGCCATCAGCCTGTTCGGCGGCCACGTGCTGTCGTGGACGCCGCAGGGGTTTGACGACGTGCTCTGGCTGTCGCCCATCACCAAACGCCCGCCAGACCCGATTCGCGGCGGCATCCCGGTCTGCTGGCCGTACTTCGCCAAGCAGGGGCAGCCCGACGATGCGCCGATGCACGGCTTCGCGCGCACTGCGCAGTGGCAGGTGACGCACGCACAGCAAAATCCGGATGGTGAGATCGTGCTGGCGATGGCGCCGCCGGAGTTCGGCGAAGTGCCGATGAACCTGATGCTGACCATGCGCATCGGCCGCGCGCTGGAGCAGGCGCTGACCACAGTCAACCTGAGCCAGCAGACGGTGCGCTTCACGCAGGCGCTGCACACCTACTTCCGTGTTGGCGATGCCGAGCGTATCCGCGTGACCGGGCTCGACGGTCTAACCTACGCCGACAAGTTCGACGACTTCAACGAGCACCGGCAAAGCGGCGACTGGCAATTGCACGGCCCGCGCGACCCCGGTCGCAGCGACCGCATCTACATGAACGCCGGCAACCGCTTCGAGCTGATCGACCCGGCGGCGCAGCGCAAGATCACCCTCACCACTGGCGGCAGCAAAACGCTGGTGGTGTGGAACCCCGGCAGCGAATGGATCAAGACCTTCGCCGATCTGCCGGGCGACGGCTGGAAGCAGTATGTCTGCCTCGAAGCCGCCAACTGTGGCAACGACGTGATCGAACTTGGCACCGATGATTCGCATGTGCTGCAACAAACCATCACCTGCAGCGCGCTGACCAACCACTAG
- a CDS encoding HpcH/HpaI aldolase family protein has translation MALHNTFKHALLQRERLIGGWFMSASPVVAELMANAGYDFLVIDIEHSTASTHDLHGLLQACAASQTPAVVRMASHDKTQIKFALDIGALSLYFPMVNTVDEAVALARACRYPPFGDRGFARMHRGSRYNTIGDYFERINQEVCVIAQLETPQAMAAAMQIAGVPGIDGLFVGPGDLAVALGHGGNVMHPQVRELMTEVGGFCRRAGVPLGTVMPTPETVSWAYSVGYNFVSHASDLGLLMGGAKAGVQRIRELSVDARMTDPPTQTAPTSAPAAY, from the coding sequence ATGGCACTGCACAACACCTTCAAACATGCCCTGCTCCAGCGCGAGCGCCTGATCGGCGGCTGGTTCATGTCAGCTTCGCCGGTTGTTGCCGAGCTGATGGCGAATGCCGGCTACGACTTTCTGGTCATCGACATTGAGCACTCCACCGCCAGCACGCATGACCTGCACGGCTTGCTGCAGGCCTGCGCCGCCTCGCAGACACCAGCAGTGGTGCGCATGGCGTCGCACGACAAGACGCAGATCAAGTTCGCGCTCGACATCGGTGCGCTATCGCTCTACTTCCCGATGGTGAACACGGTAGACGAAGCGGTGGCGCTGGCCCGCGCCTGCCGTTACCCGCCGTTCGGCGATCGCGGCTTTGCGCGCATGCACCGCGGCAGCCGCTACAACACAATCGGCGACTACTTCGAGCGCATCAATCAGGAAGTGTGCGTCATCGCGCAACTGGAAACGCCGCAGGCGATGGCCGCCGCGATGCAGATTGCTGGGGTGCCGGGCATCGACGGACTATTCGTCGGGCCGGGCGATCTAGCGGTCGCGCTGGGCCACGGCGGCAACGTGATGCATCCACAGGTGCGCGAGCTGATGACCGAAGTCGGTGGCTTCTGTCGCCGCGCCGGCGTGCCATTGGGCACGGTGATGCCGACGCCGGAGACGGTATCGTGGGCGTATTCGGTGGGCTACAACTTTGTCTCGCACGCGAGCGATCTCGGACTGCTGATGGGTGGCGCAAAGGCTGGCGTGCAGCGCATCCGCGAACTCTCCGTTGATGCCCGCATGACTGATCCGCCCACGCAAACGGCGCCGACCTCGGCGCCTGCGGCCTACTGA